CAAGGCCCCGGTGTTCCCCGCCGAGACCACGGCGTCCGCCTGCCCGTCCCGCACCAATTCCACGGCGCGCACGACCGAGGCGTCCCGTTTGCGGCGCACGGCCTGTGCCGGGTGCTCACCCATCTCGATGACCTGGCCGGCCTGCACGATGCGCACCGTACCGCCCTGTCCGCTCAGGGCGCGCTTAATCCTTGTTTCGTCCCCTACCAGGGTCACGTCCACACCGAACTCTTTCGCCGCCGCCTCGGCGCCGGCGACTATTTCGCCCGGGGCATAGTCCCCTCCCATGGCATCCAGGGCAATGCGCAACTATGGAACCTCCTGTGGTAAAAGCTCAAAAAATTCTAACTGAGAGTATAACCGAGCTGGTAGAGAAATGCAACAAGGACAAAAAAATAAGCTTTTGGCGAGCCAAAAGCTTATTTTCCATCATTTATCACTTTTTTCGCCTTATAATACCCACATTCGGGGCAAGCGTGATGGGGCATTATCAGGGCCCGGCACTGCGGGCAATGTATCATGCTCGGTGCGGCGAGCCGCATCACCTGCGCACGGCGCAACCGCTTACGTTGCTTCGAGGTCCGCCTCTTTGGGACACCCATTCATTACACCCCCTTTTCTGCGTTTTTTAAAACCGCAGCCAATTTCGCCAGGCGGGGGTCGATATCCTCCCCCGGGCAGGCGCAGGGTCCTTCATTAAGGAGTTTGCCGCACTTCGGGCAGAGCCCCCGGCAATCCTCGCGGCATAGGGGCCGCATCGGCAGGGCCAGGAGCACCGCCTCCCGCAGCCTCTCATCCAGCACCAGCCGTTCGCCGTCCGGCAGGGTTTCCTCGTCGGCATCCTTTGCCGTCCCCTGGCGGTATTTTTCGACTAAGGCGGCGCGGAAGGGGTGGCGGAATTTACCCAGGCAGCGTCCACAGCGGAGTACGGCCTCGCCATCCACGGTACCCTCCAGCCAATAGACGCCTCCAAGGTACGTGACCTGCAAATCCACCCGTACCGGGTCCGGAACCAGTGGTTCTTCCTCGCCCTCGTCCGGGTGACGCAGAGATTCCAGTATCCCCGTCATCGTCAAATGAAGCGGTTGACCCGGGTGCTCACGCAGGGCAGACAGATCGACCTGGAACACAAACCCACCCCGATTCAACATTTGTCATTATAGCCGGCGGGCCGGCCGCTGTCAACAAGGCCTAGGTCTAAAAGCCCCGCCACGGCTAATACACTGATCATAAACCAAGAAAAGGACAAGGGGTTTAATGCGCTTCGCAGGACGGACGCTTTTTGCCTTCGGCGCCCTCGTCTTCGTATCGGCCATGGTTCTGAGCCCCCGGACCGTCTTCGAGGGAGCCACCCTCGGGCTTCAAACCTGGTGGAATATTGTTTTTCCGTCCCTGCTGCCGTTCTTTATCATCTCCGAGCTGTTACTCGGCCTCGGGGTGGTGCGCCTGCTCGGCGTCCTGCTCGAGCCGGTCATGCGGCCTCTTTTCCACCTGCCGGGGGCGGCGTCTTTCGCCGTCGCCGTCGGCTACAGCTCCGGCTACCCCATCGGCGGCGCGGTAACCGCCCGCCTTCGGGCGGAGGGGCTCGTGACACGGGCGGAAGCGGAACACCTGGTGGCCTTCACAAACAACGCCAGCCCGCTGTTCGTGCTGGTCGCCGTGGCCGTGGGGATGTTCAATCAACCCGCCGTCGGTCCCTTCATCCTCAGTGTCCATTACCTGACAAACCTGTTGCTCGGCCTTCTTCTGCGCTTCTACGCCCCGGCGGGGCGAAGCCGGGTCGCCTTCGCCCGCGGCATTTGGCGCCATGCCTGGCGGGGCTTCCTCGAAACAGAAGGGTGTCCGCCGGGACAAATCCTGGGAGAGGCCGTTCGCAGTTCGGTGCAGAAGCTTATGGTTATCGGCGGCTACATTATCTTCTTCGCCGTCGCCATCCGCCTCCTGGCCCATTACGGAGTCCTTGGGCTCCTGGCCCGCCTCCTGGGCACGGCTCTGGCCCCCTTCGGCCTGGACCCGGGACTCTTTGAGCCGATCGTCGCCGGTTGCCTGGAAATGACGCTGGGCACGAAGCTGGCGGCCGAGGCGCCGGTTCCCCTGCTCCATAAGCTGGTGGCCGTCCAGCTCATCCTGGCCTGGAGCGGCCTGTCCATCCAGGCCCAGATGGCGGCCTTTACCGCCGGCACCGATATCCGCCTGCGCCTCTACCTTGTCAGCCG
This sequence is a window from Thermoanaerobacterales bacterium. Protein-coding genes within it:
- the ylbJ gene encoding sporulation integral membrane protein YlbJ → MRFAGRTLFAFGALVFVSAMVLSPRTVFEGATLGLQTWWNIVFPSLLPFFIISELLLGLGVVRLLGVLLEPVMRPLFHLPGAASFAVAVGYSSGYPIGGAVTARLRAEGLVTRAEAEHLVAFTNNASPLFVLVAVAVGMFNQPAVGPFILSVHYLTNLLLGLLLRFYAPAGRSRVAFARGIWRHAWRGFLETEGCPPGQILGEAVRSSVQKLMVIGGYIIFFAVAIRLLAHYGVLGLLARLLGTALAPFGLDPGLFEPIVAGCLEMTLGTKLAAEAPVPLLHKLVAVQLILAWSGLSIQAQMAAFTAGTDIRLRLYLVSRIGHAALAALVTCLLFPLWEPVAPAAVVPAAGPHLPSWAELLWVSTAHALIQPLFLASLGLATACLRRLLHGL
- the rpmF gene encoding 50S ribosomal protein L32, with protein sequence MGVPKRRTSKQRKRLRRAQVMRLAAPSMIHCPQCRALIMPHHACPECGYYKAKKVINDGK
- a CDS encoding DUF177 domain-containing protein, yielding MFQVDLSALREHPGQPLHLTMTGILESLRHPDEGEEEPLVPDPVRVDLQVTYLGGVYWLEGTVDGEAVLRCGRCLGKFRHPFRAALVEKYRQGTAKDADEETLPDGERLVLDERLREAVLLALPMRPLCREDCRGLCPKCGKLLNEGPCACPGEDIDPRLAKLAAVLKNAEKGV